In Gammaproteobacteria bacterium, one DNA window encodes the following:
- a CDS encoding porin: MKLSKPLSALIGSLLISSTAIAATNTPSLEEMWNLIQQQQQEIQTLKASLNQTRNEVEASADIIDEISTVSPTTVSKTQVGGYGELHYNSLTNQAVGGGDNKNTVDLHRFVMFLNHQFNDKIRFFSELEVEHAMIEGATGGAVEMEQAFLEFDISPETRIRAGMQLIPVGIINETHEPNTFYGTERNPIEKNIIPTTWREAGAMLKGRWGAGWSYDLAYTSGLDLSAANTVRSGRTNVSNAPAKSGLFSGRIKWAGWKGVELASTLMYQDDYNQGQLASKGQARLWETHAVVQRGPYSLRALYADWNLSDKTSGYDRQTGWYIEPSYKINSQWGLFTRYNRWDNQAGDSTDSVYKQLDIGANYWPHKDVVVKIDYQNQKTPTGKDEYDGVNVGLGYQF, from the coding sequence ATGAAGCTATCCAAACCTCTTTCAGCCCTCATCGGCAGCCTCTTGATCAGCTCCACAGCGATCGCTGCCACCAACACACCAAGCCTGGAGGAGATGTGGAATCTTATTCAACAACAACAACAGGAAATTCAGACTCTGAAGGCCTCCTTAAACCAGACCCGCAACGAGGTCGAGGCCAGCGCCGATATCATTGATGAGATCAGCACCGTTAGCCCCACCACAGTCAGCAAGACCCAGGTCGGCGGTTATGGTGAGCTTCATTACAATAGTCTAACCAACCAGGCAGTGGGCGGTGGCGACAACAAAAACACCGTCGATCTTCATCGCTTCGTTATGTTCCTGAACCATCAGTTCAACGACAAGATTCGCTTCTTCTCCGAACTGGAAGTTGAACACGCCATGATTGAGGGCGCAACAGGTGGTGCCGTTGAGATGGAGCAGGCCTTTCTTGAGTTTGATATTAGTCCGGAAACCCGAATACGTGCGGGTATGCAGCTGATACCTGTTGGCATCATTAACGAGACCCATGAACCCAATACCTTCTATGGTACCGAACGCAACCCTATTGAAAAGAACATCATCCCCACCACATGGCGTGAAGCAGGTGCCATGCTCAAAGGTCGCTGGGGCGCAGGTTGGAGCTATGATCTGGCCTACACCTCCGGCCTGGATCTATCGGCTGCTAACACGGTACGCAGTGGACGCACCAATGTATCCAATGCCCCGGCTAAATCAGGCCTGTTCAGTGGTCGCATCAAATGGGCTGGCTGGAAGGGTGTCGAGTTAGCAAGCACCCTGATGTATCAGGATGATTACAATCAGGGTCAACTGGCAAGCAAGGGGCAGGCACGGCTATGGGAGACCCATGCCGTAGTACAGCGTGGACCTTATAGCCTGCGCGCACTGTATGCTGACTGGAATCTTAGTGACAAGACCAGCGGTTATGACCGTCAAACCGGTTGGTACATCGAGCCCTCCTACAAGATTAATAGCCAATGGGGGCTGTTTACACGTTATAATCGCTGGGATAATCAGGCGGGTGACAGCACCGACAGTGTCTACAAACAGCTGGATATTGGTGCCAATTACTGGCCTCACAAAGATGTTGTCGTCAAGATTGATTATCAAAACCAAAAAACACCCACCGGCAAGGACGAGTATGATGGTGTTAATGTTGGACTTGGTTACCAGTTTTAA
- a CDS encoding iron-sulfur cluster assembly accessory protein → MVSESVNTFSKIISKDELSLSAMAEGKMAELFQSADDDLEAIRVFVSGGGCGGMGYGMTFTDACSEQDRVLEMDGFKIYVDVVAMGFLQGVEIDYVDRPTGASFVFNNAFAVTGGSGSCGGCGSSGGG, encoded by the coding sequence ATGGTGAGTGAATCAGTAAATACTTTTAGCAAGATAATATCGAAGGATGAACTTTCTTTAAGCGCAATGGCTGAGGGCAAGATGGCTGAACTGTTTCAGTCGGCGGATGATGACCTGGAAGCGATTCGCGTTTTTGTCTCGGGTGGAGGTTGTGGTGGCATGGGTTATGGCATGACCTTTACCGATGCTTGTTCGGAGCAGGATCGTGTGCTTGAGATGGATGGTTTCAAGATTTATGTCGATGTGGTTGCGATGGGATTTCTGCAGGGTGTGGAGATTGATTATGTTGATCGCCCGACGGGTGCCAGTTTTGTGTTTAATAATGCCTTTGCTGTCACCGGTGGCTCGGGTTCCTGTGGTGGCTGTGGATCGTCTGGTGGTGGCTGA
- a CDS encoding class II fructose-bisphosphate aldolase, translating into MPVVDMKDMLQHAYQHGYAVGAFEVTNLDSLEGIMMAAEQARAPVILSLAESHFEYYDFELLIPAVEVAAKRSLVPVAIHFDHATSLESAVRGINQGCNGVLVDLSHQDFSENTRTTKQVVDTAHACGIAVEGELGYIPGVEGQGAEHYPGDLAYTSVAEAKAYVERTGVDFLAVSIGTVHGHMKGKPRLDYQRLKQINESLGIPLVIHGGSGLSDDQFHRLICHGVAKINCFTALSDVEEKQLRKNTKKTSSNGYTRVQKDIKQAIAAEVERCMRLWGAAGRAAEVLTRCQSWTPVEHILIYKAEGINLPQVETIMAEGCRMFSSIPGVREVFISKAGQDSTQQQYTWLVRFCHSKIADNHQQHPAYISFTNNLSRSTAEKCSSINFQAAV; encoded by the coding sequence ATGCCAGTCGTTGATATGAAAGATATGCTACAACACGCCTACCAACATGGTTACGCAGTAGGTGCCTTTGAGGTAACCAACCTGGATTCTTTAGAAGGCATCATGATGGCAGCAGAACAAGCGCGCGCACCTGTGATCCTGAGTCTGGCTGAATCACACTTTGAATATTATGATTTTGAACTGCTGATTCCTGCGGTAGAAGTCGCAGCAAAACGCTCCCTGGTGCCAGTAGCCATTCATTTTGATCATGCTACCAGCCTTGAGTCCGCAGTCAGAGGCATTAATCAAGGCTGTAATGGCGTACTTGTCGATCTCTCTCACCAGGACTTTTCTGAAAACACCCGTACAACTAAACAGGTGGTTGATACAGCACATGCCTGTGGCATCGCAGTGGAGGGTGAACTCGGTTACATCCCCGGTGTTGAAGGGCAAGGTGCTGAACACTATCCCGGTGATCTTGCCTATACCTCAGTGGCAGAGGCCAAGGCCTATGTAGAACGAACCGGGGTGGATTTTCTTGCGGTGTCCATTGGTACCGTACATGGACACATGAAGGGCAAACCCAGGCTGGACTATCAACGCCTGAAACAGATTAATGAATCACTGGGTATTCCGCTGGTTATACACGGTGGTAGCGGTCTATCGGATGACCAGTTTCACCGCTTGATTTGCCACGGCGTAGCCAAAATCAACTGTTTTACTGCCTTATCGGATGTGGAGGAAAAACAACTCAGGAAAAACACAAAAAAAACGTCTTCTAATGGATACACTCGCGTGCAGAAAGACATTAAACAGGCTATTGCCGCCGAGGTTGAACGTTGCATGCGCCTGTGGGGGGCAGCAGGACGAGCGGCCGAGGTATTGACCCGATGTCAATCGTGGACACCGGTTGAACATATACTGATTTACAAGGCTGAAGGTATAAACCTGCCCCAGGTTGAAACAATAATGGCAGAGGGTTGCCGGATGTTTTCTTCCATTCCCGGCGTGCGTGAAGTTTTTATAAGTAAGGCAGGACAAGACAGTACACAGCAGCAATACACCTGGCTGGTACGTTTTTGTCACTCAAAGATAGCGGACAATCACCAACAACACCCGGCCTATATAAGTTTTACCAACAATCTATCCCGTTCAACAGCGGAGAAATGCAGTAGCATTAATTTCCAGGCAGCAGTTTAG
- a CDS encoding bacterioferritin-associated ferredoxin, translating into MYICICNQVTDKQINAAIEDGASSLYDLRKELGVANQCGQCGQCARGMLKEHRMKTSVHVPFIEQVPATLLAGAMLASD; encoded by the coding sequence ATGTACATATGTATTTGTAACCAGGTCACAGATAAACAGATTAATGCTGCAATTGAGGACGGGGCGAGTTCCTTGTACGATTTGCGTAAGGAACTGGGTGTCGCGAACCAATGTGGACAATGTGGACAATGTGCCAGGGGGATGTTGAAAGAACACAGAATGAAGACCAGTGTTCATGTCCCTTTTATTGAACAGGTGCCTGCCACGTTATTAGCTGGTGCAATGCTTGCCAGCGACTAA
- a CDS encoding FMN-binding protein, with protein MTEISLLFVRKFVNSSLLTAFPASISKISAHFSFAPVSCKGLILLLCLLSPIGQSLADEVYQKPRDFIKEVFAGVSPLSHTLWVTKDRRQTVEEILGERPRSLRVRFWEYGARSAWILDATGKDHPITAGIVVNQGKIERVKILIFRESRGWEVRHAFFTDQFIDAKITKEHVLTKDIDGISGATLSVRAVTAMARLALYYSNEIKKQL; from the coding sequence ATGACTGAAATCTCACTGCTTTTCGTTAGAAAATTTGTCAATAGCTCGCTATTAACTGCGTTTCCTGCCTCGATCAGTAAAATTTCAGCTCATTTTTCTTTCGCGCCGGTATCATGCAAAGGTCTCATATTGCTTCTTTGTCTACTATCCCCCATCGGTCAATCACTGGCCGATGAGGTTTATCAAAAACCAAGAGACTTCATCAAAGAGGTGTTCGCAGGGGTATCCCCGCTCTCCCATACGCTATGGGTTACCAAAGATCGTCGTCAGACCGTTGAAGAAATTCTCGGAGAACGACCTAGAAGTCTACGTGTGCGCTTCTGGGAATATGGCGCACGTAGTGCCTGGATTCTTGATGCGACAGGCAAGGATCATCCCATTACTGCTGGCATTGTGGTTAATCAAGGCAAGATCGAACGCGTCAAGATACTGATCTTCCGTGAGAGTCGTGGCTGGGAGGTGCGCCACGCCTTCTTTACCGATCAATTCATTGATGCAAAGATAACCAAAGAACATGTACTCACCAAAGATATTGATGGTATTTCAGGGGCCACCCTGTCTGTTCGTGCCGTCACTGCAATGGCACGTCTGGCTCTGTATTATAGTAACGAGATAAAGAAACAACTATGA
- the bfr gene encoding bacterioferritin, with translation MQGDQSITRLLNPLLKNELTAVNQFFLHARMYKHWGLGGLNEHTYKASIKAMKQADDLIERVLFLEGLPNLQDLGKLLIGEDTQEMLQSDLALVIRMRSELVRAIPQCELVGDYVSRDLLEDMLEYTEGYLDWLETQLTLIDKLGIKNYLQAMM, from the coding sequence ATGCAAGGTGATCAATCTATAACAAGGCTCCTCAACCCGTTGTTGAAGAATGAGCTTACCGCTGTTAATCAGTTTTTCCTCCATGCCCGTATGTATAAACACTGGGGTCTGGGTGGTTTGAATGAGCATACCTATAAGGCCTCTATTAAGGCGATGAAGCAGGCCGATGATTTGATTGAGCGGGTGCTCTTTCTGGAAGGTTTGCCGAACCTGCAAGATTTGGGTAAGTTACTGATCGGTGAAGATACGCAGGAAATGTTACAAAGCGATCTGGCCCTTGTTATCCGTATGCGAAGTGAATTGGTACGGGCGATTCCTCAGTGTGAGTTAGTCGGTGATTATGTCAGCCGCGACCTATTGGAGGATATGCTGGAATACACAGAAGGATATCTGGACTGGTTGGAGACCCAATTAACCCTGATCGACAAATTGGGTATTAAAAACTATTTACAGGCAATGATGTAA
- the bfr gene encoding bacterioferritin produces MKGNNAIIDTLNELLAGELTAMDQYFIHSRMFDDWGFSKLYERIDHEMDDEKQHADLLIKRILFLEGKPDLSSRSALHIGGDVPEMLRNDLGLEQSVIAALKKAIARCEQEGDYQTREILEVMLADTEEDHTYWLEKQLGLIDKIGLQNYLQSQL; encoded by the coding sequence ATGAAAGGTAATAACGCAATTATTGATACCCTCAACGAACTCCTTGCCGGTGAACTGACTGCGATGGATCAGTATTTTATTCATTCACGCATGTTTGATGATTGGGGCTTCTCCAAGCTGTATGAACGTATTGATCATGAGATGGATGATGAGAAGCAACATGCTGATCTGTTGATTAAACGGATCCTGTTTCTGGAAGGTAAGCCAGATCTGTCCAGTCGTAGTGCGCTTCATATTGGCGGTGATGTGCCCGAAATGCTACGCAATGACCTTGGATTGGAGCAAAGCGTAATTGCCGCCCTCAAAAAGGCGATTGCCCGTTGTGAGCAAGAGGGTGATTATCAGACGCGTGAGATCCTTGAGGTAATGCTGGCAGATACTGAGGAAGATCATACCTATTGGTTGGAGAAACAACTGGGTTTGATTGATAAAATTGGTTTGCAGAATTATTTGCAATCACAGCTGTGA